The genome window GGCCTCGATCGCCTCCGGGAGGCCCTCGGAGGGGGCATAGGAGGTCCGCCCGTCGCGGAGGGCGCGCACGATGGCTTCGGTGACGTGTTCGGGGGTGCGAAAGTCGAACTGGCAAGGATCGCCGATGTTGAGATAGATCAGATCGCGGCCGCGCGCCGCCGCCTCCCGCGCGAGCAGCACCACGTCCCGCACCGCATAGGTGACCCCCTCGATGCGGCGCGAAGTCCGGATCGGCTCGGCGGACATCGGTTCACTCCTCCTCCGGCGCCATGAACGGATAGGCGAAGTGCCGGGGCGGCGCGAACGTCTCCTTCACCGCCCGGGGGCTCGCCCAGCGGAGGAGGTTCAGGGGCGAGCCGGCCTTGTCGTTGGTCCCGGAGGCTCGGCCGCCTCCGAACGGCTGCTGGCCGACCACGGCGCCGGTCGGTTTGTCGTTGATGTAGAAGTTGCCCGCCGCGTGGCGGAGGGCCTGGGAGATGGCCTGGATCGCCCGCCGGTCGCGGGCGAAGACGGCGCCGGTCAGGGCGTACGGACTGGTGGAGTCGCACAGCTCGATCGCCTCGTCCAGCCGCGCGTCGGGGTAGACGAAGATCGTCAGCACGGGACCGAAGATCTCCTCGCGCATCAGCCGGTGCTTGGGGTCCTCGGTCAGCACGACCGTCGGCTCGATGAAGTAGCCGCGCCGCCGGTCGGCTCCCCCGCCATGGAGGATCTTCAGGCGCGCGGAGCGGGAGGCGAGGCGGATGTAGCCGGTGATCTTGTCGAAGGAGGGACGGTCGATCACCGCCGCCATGAAGTTGGTGAAGTCGGTCGGATCGCCGACCTTCACCTCCGAGAGCTGGTCGCCAAGCGCCCGGCGGAGCTTGGGCCACAGCGAGCGGGGGACGTAGGCGCGGCTCGCCGCCGAGCACTTCTGGCCCTGGTACTCGAAGGCACCCCGCACCAGCGCGGTGGCCGTTTCGTCCACGTCGGCCGAGGCGTGAACGAAGACGAAGTCCTTCCCGCCCGTCTCGCCGACGAGTCGCGGGTAGCCGGCGTAGCGGCGGATGTTCCGGCCGACCGTCTCCCAGATGGAGAGGAAGGTCTCGGTCGATCCGGTGAAGTGGACCCCGGCGAGCTCGGGGCGGCCGAGGGCTTCCGGCCCGATCTCCCGCCCCGGTCCGGGCAGGAAATTGATCACGCCGGGCGGCAATCCCGCCTCCTCGAGCACCTGGAGGACGACGTAGTTCGAGGCGACCGCCGTCGAGGCGGGCTTCCACAGGACGGTGTTGCCCATCAGGGCGGGCGCCGTCGGCAGGTTCCCCCCGATCGACGTGAAGTTGAACGGGGTGATGGCCAGGACGAAGCCCTCCAGCGGCCGGTACTCGACGGTGTTCCACTGTCCCGGCGGCGAGAAGGGCTGGTCCTCGTAGATCTGCTGGAGGTACGCGCAGTTGAACCGCCAGAAATCGGCCAGCTCGCAGGCGGCGTCGATCTCCGCCTGGTGGACCGTCTTGCTCTGGCCGAGCATCGTCGCCGCGTTCACCTCGGCTCTGTAAGGGCCGGACAGCAGGTCGGCGGCCTTGAGGAAGATGGCGACGCGCGTTTCCCACGGCGTGCGGGACCACTCCTCCCACGCTTCCCGCGCCGCCCGCACCGCGGCGCGGACCTGGCGCGGTCCCGCTTGGTGCACGTGGGCGACCGCCTGGCGGTGCCGGTGCGGCATCCGCTGCTCGGCGAGACGCCCCGTCCGGACCCTTCGCCCCCCGATCACGCAGGGGATCTCGCGCGGAGCCGACATCCAGTCGGACAGCCGCTCTTTGAGCTCGGCCCGCTCGGGGGAACCCGGGGCGTAGTCCTTGACCGGCTCGTTCCACGGTTCGGGGACGTCGAAGATGCCGTTGTGCATGGCTCGCTCTCCTCCGTCGCGGCGGGCGCCCGCGGGCGACGCCCGGCAGGGGCGGGCGAGGTTATCATGCAGGCCCCGCGCCGGCGCGCGGGTCGGGAGGATCCGGGTGACGCTGGACATCGGCATCGTCCTCGCCGTGGTGAGCCTGGCGTTCCTGCTCTTCCTGACCGAGGTGCTGCCGGTGGAGCTGGTGGGCGTGCTGGCGCTCGTCGCCCTCGTGCTCACCGGCGTCGTCGACCCGAACGAGGCGTTCCAGGGGTTCGGAAGCCCGGCCCTGGTGATGATCGCTTGCGTGCTCGTCCTGTCCTCGAGCCTGGTCCGGAACGGGGCGGGGGAGCGGATCGCGGCGCGCATCGAACGGCTGTCGGGCACGGGGCCGGAGAAGATGATCCTCGCGCTCCTCGCCTCGGTGACGGGGATCTCCGCGTTCATCAACAACGTCGCCGCCACGGCGATGTACCTGCCGGTGGCGGAGAACCTCGCGCGCACCTACCGCGTGCCGCCCTCGCGCCTCCTGATGCCCGTCGCCTACGCCTCCCTCCTCGGCGGCGTCTGCACGCTGACCGGCACGTCGACGAACGTCGCCGTCTCCGGGGGCCTCGAGGCGCACGGAATGAAGCCGCTGGGCATCTTCGAGCTGAGCTGGGTCGGCGTTCCGTTGGCGGTGGTGGGCCTCGTCTACCTTCTCGTCGTTTCGCGGTGGATCCCCGGCCG of Acidobacteriota bacterium contains these proteins:
- the pruA gene encoding L-glutamate gamma-semialdehyde dehydrogenase, encoding MHNGIFDVPEPWNEPVKDYAPGSPERAELKERLSDWMSAPREIPCVIGGRRVRTGRLAEQRMPHRHRQAVAHVHQAGPRQVRAAVRAAREAWEEWSRTPWETRVAIFLKAADLLSGPYRAEVNAATMLGQSKTVHQAEIDAACELADFWRFNCAYLQQIYEDQPFSPPGQWNTVEYRPLEGFVLAITPFNFTSIGGNLPTAPALMGNTVLWKPASTAVASNYVVLQVLEEAGLPPGVINFLPGPGREIGPEALGRPELAGVHFTGSTETFLSIWETVGRNIRRYAGYPRLVGETGGKDFVFVHASADVDETATALVRGAFEYQGQKCSAASRAYVPRSLWPKLRRALGDQLSEVKVGDPTDFTNFMAAVIDRPSFDKITGYIRLASRSARLKILHGGGADRRRGYFIEPTVVLTEDPKHRLMREEIFGPVLTIFVYPDARLDEAIELCDSTSPYALTGAVFARDRRAIQAISQALRHAAGNFYINDKPTGAVVGQQPFGGGRASGTNDKAGSPLNLLRWASPRAVKETFAPPRHFAYPFMAPEEE